A genomic window from Peromyscus maniculatus bairdii isolate BWxNUB_F1_BW_parent chromosome 1, HU_Pman_BW_mat_3.1, whole genome shotgun sequence includes:
- the Znf180 gene encoding zinc finger protein 180 isoform X4: protein MIIEVEGEDAGSLDIVSQESTDFKIVTVDLTEEEQSTWPNAQRTPERSVILEGHGDLWALPAVHGEEETTPKQTVSDEETSHGVKMGGLAREDPWLSSCEEVPAPKEQLKKQQEKQEEEAFTQGRADTPGMVYRPDDLDRSCLSSSRLSSPMIPHRNHFHKQASHVKKLHGDAVANNHQKMSDTIDLSKDDKCGNVPQSIHLTQFTRTPKGDKSYELNGRVQSFGRGTPLNVHDKVRIEGKTFGFKGHGQVLNHNISLSEQPRILVKEGQYKCSKTAPGPSLPQNMRNYSEEKRFECKYCGKSFSWSSHLIAHQRTHTGEKPYKCNLCGKFFTRSSHVVSHQRIHTGEKPYRCNLCGKSFTQRYVLVVHQRTHTGERPYECNQCGKSFRQSYKLIAHQRTHTGEKPYECTQCGKSFIQSYKLIAHQKIHSGEKPYECSHCGKSFSQSYKLVAHQRTHTGEKPFECNYCGKSFSWSSQLVSHQRTHTGEKPYECGECGKSFNRSSHLVMHQRTHTGEKPYQCKQCGKSFSQSYVLVVHQRTHTGEKPYECSQCGKTFRQSSCFTQHQRTHTGEKPYECNQCGKTFSLSARLIVHQRTHTGEKPYKCSQCGKAFISSSKRSRHQATHSEESCKS, encoded by the coding sequence CCTTGCCAGCTGTGCATGGAGAAGAAGAAACCACCCCAAAGCAGACTGTCTCTGATGAAGAAACATCCCATGGAGTGAAGATGGGGGGCTTGGCAAGAGAGGATCCTTGGCTCTCTTCTTGTGAAGAAGTTCCTGCTCCTAAGGAACAGTTGAAGAAACAACAGGAAAAGCAAGAGGAAGAGGCCTTTACCCAGGGGAGAGCTGACACTCCTGGCATGGTCTACAGGCCTGACGATCTTGACAGGAGTTGCCTGAGTTCTAGCCGGCTTTCATCCCCCATGATACCTCACAGAAACCATTTTCATAAACAGGCATCACATGTTAAAAAGTTACATGGCGATGCTGTTGCAAACAATCATCAGAAGATGAGTGATACTATAGATCTCTCCAAAGATGACAAATGCGGAAATGTCCCTCAGAGCATTCATCTCACTCAGTTTACAAGGACCCCAAAAGGAGATAAATCCTATGAATTGAATGGCCGTGTTCAATCTTTTGGCCGTGGTACACCCCTCAATGTACATGATAAAGTTCGTATAGAAGGTAAAACCTTTGGCTTTAAAGGGCACGGGCAAGTTTTGAACCATAACATATCCCTAAGTGAACAACCGAGGATTCTTGTTAAAGAGGGCCAGTATAAATGTAGTAAAACTGCCCCAGGTCCATCTCTTCCTCAGAACATGAGAAACTATTCTGAAGAGAAACGTTTTGAATGTAAGTATTGTGGCAAGTCCTTCAGTTGGAGTTCACATCTCATTGCACACCAAAGAACTCATACAGGGGAGAAGCCTTACAAATGCAACCTGTGTGGAAAGTTCTTTACCCGGAGTTCACATGTCGTTTCTCATCAGAGAATTCATACCGGAGAGAAACCATACAGATGCAATCTGTGTGGGAAATCCTTTACCCAGAGGTATGTTCTTGTGGTGCATCAAAGAACTCATACCGGCGAGCGGCCTTATGAATGCAACCAGTGTGGGAAGTCATTCAGGCAAAGCTACAAACTTATTGCACATCAAAGGACTCATACCGGAGAGAAGCCATACGAATGCACTCAGTGTGGGAAGTCATTCATCCAGAGTTATAAACTTATCGCACATCAGAAAATTCActctggagagaaaccatatgaaTGCAGTCACTGTGGGAAGTCCTTTAGTCAGAGCTATAAGCTTGTTGCACATCAGCGGACTCACACGGGAGAGAAACCTTTTGAGTGTAATTACTGTGGGAAGTCCTTCAGCTGGAGCTCTCAGCTGGTGTCCCATCAGaggacacacacaggagagaaaccgTATGAGTGCGGCGAGTGTGGGAAGTCGTTCAATCGCAGTTCCCATCTTGTCATGCATCAAAGAACGCACACCGGAGAGAAGCCGTATCAGTGTAAGCAGTGTGGGAAGTCCTTCAGTCAGAGCTACGTTCTGGTCGTCCATCAGAGgacacacactggagagaagccctacgAGTGCAGCCAGTGTGGGAAGACCTTCAGGCAGAGCTCCTGCTTCACGCAGCATCAGAgaactcacactggagagaagccctatgagtGCAACCAGTGTGGGAAGACGTTCAGCCTCAGTGCCCGGCTCATTGTCCACCAGCGAACTCATACTGGggagaaaccttacaaatgcaGCCAGTGTGGGAAAGCGTTTATTAGCAGTTCTAAGCGCAGTAGGCATCAGGCTACACACAGTGAGGAGTCCTGTAAGTCCTGA